One window from the genome of Desulforamulus ruminis DSM 2154 encodes:
- a CDS encoding shikimate dehydrogenase: MGFPALNGKTKICGLFGFPVEHSFSPAMHNAAFEELGLNWVYVPFCISPDRLKQAMQSITSLGLTGINVTVPHKQAVLPLLDEIHPTAGIIGAVNTIVNDQGRLVGHNTDGAGFVKSLTDETGFSPRGQGVLILGAGGAARAVAVQLALSGAGPLYIANRSPAKAEALARDLQQATGVRAAALPWGRELPQEKVNEVGLVVQTTPMGMAPKAEQCPDFPFQAIRTGQVVCDLIYNPGQTLFLKEAAVRGAVPLNGLGMLLYQGVLAFELWTGKTAPVAVMREALLRQVSKAEE, from the coding sequence ATGGGGTTTCCGGCCCTGAACGGAAAAACAAAAATTTGTGGTCTCTTCGGCTTTCCGGTGGAGCATTCCTTTTCACCGGCCATGCATAATGCCGCCTTTGAGGAACTGGGCTTAAACTGGGTCTATGTTCCCTTTTGTATTTCACCGGACCGGTTGAAACAAGCAATGCAGTCCATTACCAGCCTGGGTCTGACCGGGATCAATGTGACAGTGCCTCATAAACAGGCGGTCCTGCCTCTGCTGGATGAGATTCATCCTACGGCCGGCATCATCGGTGCGGTCAATACCATTGTTAATGACCAAGGCAGGCTGGTGGGTCATAATACCGATGGGGCCGGGTTTGTAAAGTCCCTAACTGACGAGACCGGTTTTTCCCCCCGAGGTCAAGGGGTGTTGATCCTGGGAGCAGGCGGTGCCGCCAGGGCGGTGGCGGTTCAGTTGGCTCTGTCCGGCGCAGGGCCCCTTTATATTGCCAATCGCTCCCCGGCCAAGGCGGAGGCCTTAGCCAGGGATCTTCAACAGGCAACCGGTGTCCGGGCGGCGGCTTTGCCCTGGGGCCGTGAGCTGCCCCAAGAAAAAGTAAACGAGGTTGGTTTGGTGGTGCAGACCACGCCCATGGGAATGGCGCCAAAAGCCGAGCAATGCCCGGATTTTCCTTTCCAGGCCATCCGTACCGGACAGGTGGTTTGCGACTTAATCTATAACCCGGGGCAGACCCTCTTTTTGAAAGAGGCTGCGGTCAGAGGCGCCGTCCCCTTAAATGGCCTAGGCATGCTGCTGTATCAGGGAGTGCTGGCCTTTGAACTATGGACCGGAAAGACCGCGCCGGTAGCCGTAATGAGGGAAGCCTTGCTCCGGCAGGTTTCTAAAGCAGAGGAGTGA
- a CDS encoding response regulator codes for MRLMLVDDDRGCLEGLASAMEPSGHRLELFMSPGQAVDHYSGGDYDVVITDIKMPELDGIQLLKKIKTLDDDARVIVMTGYADLETAVAALNNGAYAFLYKPVNIAELLETIEKISAEIENRERMEKERDDETIEYTKLKKFYADLLQLLKIK; via the coding sequence ATGAGGTTAATGTTAGTGGATGACGACAGAGGCTGTCTGGAGGGACTTGCCAGTGCCATGGAGCCCTCAGGACATCGCCTGGAATTGTTTATGTCCCCGGGACAGGCGGTGGATCACTATTCCGGGGGGGATTATGATGTGGTGATAACCGATATTAAAATGCCTGAACTGGACGGCATTCAACTGCTAAAAAAAATCAAAACCCTGGATGATGACGCCCGTGTTATTGTTATGACCGGTTACGCGGATCTGGAGACAGCGGTGGCCGCTTTAAATAACGGAGCTTATGCCTTTTTATATAAGCCGGTAAATATTGCTGAACTGCTGGAAACCATTGAAAAAATTAGTGCTGAAATTGAGAACCGGGAAAGGATGGAAAAGGAACGGGATGATGAGACCATAGAATATACCAAACTCAAAAAATTTTACGCTGATTTACTCCAGTTGTTAAAAATCAAATAA
- a CDS encoding PAS domain S-box protein has product MNGILIMDNQPRSRLTVKSMFEAGGFPVNILEAADGDAAVQILKKQQVDCVLIDYLLFKENKHLILKSLQEQRVEIPVIMLTEGRDEPPAVEMMKSGAADYLAKDRLSPEILIRAVRHAIQISQAEARAEMAREAQRKTEAYTRTIIENIPDAIITIDGLGIINSFNPAAERMFGYPKHQMVGQNILLLMEGHLARDISLRSYLTKEGTVTESFGKRKDGGIFPIEISVSAMKIGDNSRFIFIIRDISPRKRMERRDAVLHQAALMVLEEKPVNEIVQFISQQLIDLFAIDGGWIGLKEPQGTVRVIARAGEILPCINEISLRWDDVSGEHGPCTLAIRTGQMQVMQRGNVLSGFCRQQAGVHRVRSIAAFPLAIRGQVLGVLVLCSRKKFFFNPGLITQLDNFSGQVAIALHAASARQHLLLLTTALEAADNAVVISDREGIIQWFNPSFLRLTGYSAGEALGQKTSLLKSGKQDRFFYQELWKKILAGKVWHGEIVNRHKSSNHYTEEMTITPVRDERGEIVNFIAIKQDVTERKKAEEILQRYQLLSERVNDIILMADSHGRLIEANGAAERAYGYRREELLSLHLADLRDPETLAVYKDQLKQAVARGALFETSHRRKDGSTFPVEVSSLGAVIGGKQVILSIIRNITARKKAEAEMLEARQQLMRAERMASLGTMSAGIAHEINQPLNSLKVMVDGMLYWYKRGRMPSMDKMMDNLEKISQQTLRIENIIRNMRSLVRSKNMSGLLPCNVNRAVEGALAMVKDELSTHKIKVIKNLQMDLPPICGQETRVEEIILNLLINAIQALDAVKLQKKEISCATWQEQHRVILEIRDTGPGISQEISPKIFEPFYTTKPVGEGMGLGLSIVHSIVNSLNGHIYLASSPKGGAAFRVEFPLFSLRESNEEYEPVGTI; this is encoded by the coding sequence ATGAACGGGATTTTAATCATGGACAATCAGCCAAGGAGCCGTTTAACGGTAAAAAGCATGTTTGAGGCGGGAGGCTTCCCGGTGAATATTTTGGAAGCTGCCGACGGGGATGCGGCTGTACAGATACTAAAGAAGCAGCAGGTTGACTGTGTTTTAATTGATTACCTGCTTTTCAAAGAGAATAAGCACTTGATCCTTAAAAGCCTGCAGGAACAAAGGGTGGAAATTCCGGTTATTATGTTAACTGAGGGCCGGGATGAACCGCCGGCGGTTGAAATGATGAAATCCGGCGCGGCAGATTATCTAGCCAAGGACCGGCTGTCCCCGGAGATTCTGATCAGAGCGGTCCGGCACGCCATTCAAATTAGCCAAGCGGAGGCCCGGGCTGAAATGGCCCGGGAAGCCCAGCGCAAGACCGAAGCCTATACCCGGACCATTATTGAAAATATTCCGGATGCCATTATTACCATCGACGGATTGGGCATCATCAATTCCTTTAACCCTGCTGCGGAAAGAATGTTTGGCTATCCGAAGCATCAAATGGTCGGTCAAAATATTCTTTTACTAATGGAGGGACACTTGGCCCGGGATATTTCCCTGAGGAGTTATCTGACCAAAGAAGGGACGGTCACAGAGTCCTTTGGCAAGCGCAAGGACGGTGGAATTTTTCCCATTGAAATATCCGTCAGCGCCATGAAGATAGGAGACAACAGCCGGTTTATTTTTATTATTCGTGATATTTCACCCCGTAAACGAATGGAAAGACGGGATGCGGTTTTGCATCAAGCGGCTCTAATGGTTCTAGAGGAAAAGCCGGTTAACGAAATTGTACAGTTTATCTCTCAGCAGTTGATTGACCTTTTTGCTATTGACGGGGGGTGGATCGGCCTGAAGGAACCCCAAGGGACGGTTCGGGTGATCGCCAGAGCCGGGGAGATTCTCCCCTGCATCAATGAGATCAGCCTGCGCTGGGATGATGTTTCCGGTGAACACGGACCCTGCACCCTGGCCATTCGTACCGGGCAGATGCAGGTAATGCAAAGGGGCAATGTGCTCTCCGGGTTTTGCCGGCAACAGGCCGGAGTGCACCGGGTCCGCTCCATTGCGGCCTTCCCTCTGGCCATCCGGGGACAGGTGCTGGGAGTGCTGGTTCTGTGTTCACGAAAAAAGTTCTTTTTCAATCCGGGTCTGATCACTCAACTGGACAATTTTTCCGGACAGGTGGCCATTGCTCTTCACGCCGCCTCTGCCCGCCAGCATCTTCTGTTACTGACAACCGCTTTAGAAGCAGCGGATAATGCCGTTGTTATCAGCGACCGGGAGGGGATTATCCAATGGTTTAATCCTTCCTTTTTACGATTAACCGGTTATTCCGCCGGGGAGGCACTGGGACAGAAAACCAGCCTGCTGAAGTCCGGAAAACAAGACCGTTTCTTTTACCAGGAGCTCTGGAAAAAGATATTGGCCGGCAAAGTGTGGCACGGGGAAATTGTTAACCGTCATAAAAGCAGTAATCATTACACAGAGGAAATGACCATTACTCCGGTACGGGATGAAAGAGGCGAGATTGTCAATTTCATTGCCATCAAACAAGATGTTACCGAACGGAAAAAAGCGGAAGAGATCCTGCAGCGCTATCAGCTTCTTTCCGAAAGGGTGAATGACATCATTTTAATGGCTGATTCCCATGGCCGGCTGATTGAGGCCAACGGTGCCGCCGAAAGGGCTTACGGGTACCGGCGGGAGGAATTGCTCTCTTTACACCTGGCCGATCTTCGGGATCCGGAAACGTTAGCGGTTTATAAGGACCAGTTGAAACAGGCGGTGGCCCGGGGGGCGCTCTTTGAGACCAGCCACCGGCGCAAAGATGGAAGCACCTTTCCGGTGGAGGTCAGCTCCCTGGGAGCGGTTATCGGCGGCAAGCAGGTGATTTTAAGTATTATCCGCAATATCACGGCCCGCAAAAAGGCGGAGGCGGAGATGCTTGAAGCCAGGCAACAATTGATGCGGGCGGAAAGGATGGCTTCTTTGGGCACCATGTCCGCAGGCATTGCCCATGAAATCAATCAACCCTTAAACTCCTTAAAAGTGATGGTAGACGGCATGCTGTACTGGTATAAAAGGGGAAGAATGCCCAGTATGGATAAAATGATGGATAATCTTGAAAAGATCTCCCAGCAAACCCTGCGTATTGAAAATATTATACGGAATATGCGTTCCCTTGTTCGCAGCAAAAATATGTCCGGTCTGCTGCCCTGTAATGTAAACCGTGCGGTGGAAGGGGCACTGGCCATGGTCAAGGATGAACTTTCAACCCATAAAATCAAAGTGATTAAAAACTTACAAATGGATTTACCCCCTATTTGTGGTCAGGAGACAAGGGTGGAGGAAATCATCCTTAATTTACTGATCAATGCCATACAGGCTTTGGATGCCGTAAAACTGCAAAAGAAAGAAATTTCTTGTGCCACCTGGCAGGAGCAGCACCGGGTTATTTTGGAGATCCGTGATACCGGTCCCGGGATCAGTCAGGAAATCAGCCCAAAAATATTTGAGCCTTTTTATACCACCAAACCGGTGGGGGAAGGAATGGGCCTTGGTTTATCCATTGTCCACTCCATCGTGAATTCTTTAAACGGGCATATTTATCTTGCATCCAGCCCCAAAGGAGGAGCTGCTTTCCGGGTGGAATTTCCCTTATTCAGCTTAAGGGAGAGCAATGAGGAGTATGAACCGGTTGGTACGATTTGA
- a CDS encoding helix-turn-helix domain-containing protein, whose translation MTLAKILGNNLRMIRLSRNLSRKDAAKLVGLSGSYWGYLERGERNPGLDVIEKIAQVFNISPHILFLGDDAEMNLEMGNKIEKLISLGDQHKKFLYKVMEAYFETLNNSKGQ comes from the coding sequence GTGACATTAGCAAAAATATTGGGAAATAACCTTAGAATGATTCGTTTGAGTAGAAATTTGTCGCGCAAAGATGCGGCGAAATTAGTCGGTCTTTCCGGGTCATATTGGGGTTATCTGGAGAGGGGAGAAAGAAATCCAGGCTTGGATGTCATCGAAAAAATCGCCCAGGTTTTTAATATCAGTCCCCATATTTTATTTTTAGGGGATGATGCGGAAATGAATTTAGAAATGGGAAATAAAATCGAGAAATTAATATCCTTAGGAGATCAACATAAAAAATTTCTCTATAAAGTGATGGAAGCTTATTTTGAAACTTTAAATAACTCTAAAGGTCAATAA
- a CDS encoding YqeG family HAD IIIA-type phosphatase produces the protein MLSKLYPKAYVTSLFDIDPEKLKQRGIKAILFDIDNTLIPWDRKNMDPEIDRWFRDLCRQGFKICFVSNNNQTRVEALSCSLEVPGVHKAAKPRRKGLRKALSLLGTEVGETALVGDQVFTDVLAGNRLGLYTILVRPLAGKEFIGTRINRQLEKLVLRRMRKKLGSQ, from the coding sequence ATGCTTTCTAAACTTTATCCCAAGGCCTATGTCACTTCTCTTTTTGACATTGACCCGGAGAAATTGAAACAAAGGGGCATCAAAGCCATCCTCTTTGATATTGATAACACCCTGATCCCCTGGGACCGGAAAAATATGGACCCGGAAATTGACCGGTGGTTTAGAGATTTGTGCCGTCAGGGTTTTAAGATTTGTTTTGTATCCAATAATAACCAAACCCGGGTGGAAGCCCTCTCCTGTTCCCTGGAGGTGCCGGGTGTTCATAAGGCCGCTAAACCCCGCAGAAAAGGATTGAGAAAGGCCCTGAGCCTGCTGGGTACGGAAGTGGGCGAAACCGCGCTGGTGGGGGATCAGGTTTTTACGGATGTCCTGGCCGGCAATCGGCTGGGGCTATACACTATTTTGGTTCGTCCTTTAGCCGGAAAAGAGTTTATCGGCACCCGCATTAACCGGCAGTTGGAAAAATTGGTGCTGCGGCGCATGAGAAAAAAGCTGGGCTCCCAGTAG
- a CDS encoding HD-GYP domain-containing protein, giving the protein MLPTVKKLLLTMPRNLILHSKRVGLLAYILSKQIGLSKEESINIALGGLLHDIGKCFIQPSILYKKGRLTEKEFIEVKKHCDYGVNVINQYYQIHFLFPIVKYHHERWDGFGYSGLKEKEIPLEARIISLVDAFDAMTSLRPYQKTKSLREALDELNRCSGSQFDPYLVKEFNLVFEKQGDAIDDYRQFIRL; this is encoded by the coding sequence TTGTTACCAACGGTTAAGAAATTACTTTTAACCATGCCAAGAAACCTAATTCTTCATTCCAAGAGAGTTGGGTTGTTAGCCTATATACTTTCAAAACAAATAGGACTTTCTAAAGAAGAGTCCATAAACATTGCTCTTGGCGGACTTTTACATGACATTGGAAAATGCTTCATTCAACCCAGTATTCTTTACAAAAAGGGCAGACTGACCGAAAAAGAATTTATTGAGGTCAAGAAGCACTGTGACTACGGAGTGAATGTCATTAATCAGTATTACCAAATTCATTTTCTTTTTCCCATTGTTAAATACCATCACGAAAGATGGGACGGTTTTGGCTACTCGGGGCTGAAGGAAAAAGAAATTCCTTTAGAAGCCAGGATTATTAGCCTAGTAGACGCCTTTGATGCCATGACCTCTCTCCGTCCCTATCAGAAGACAAAAAGCCTTCGTGAAGCATTGGATGAATTAAATCGCTGCTCAGGAAGTCAGTTTGATCCTTATCTGGTTAAAGAATTTAATCTGGTTTTTGAAAAACAAGGTGATGCCATCGACGATTATCGGCAGTTTATCAGACTCTAA
- the sigK gene encoding RNA polymerase sporulation sigma factor SigK: protein MLPGLWTVSVLSVVNGVLAVVSYISNNTFPHPLSEEDEAHYLKLLAGGDESARNVLTERNLRLVAHIVKKFDSTGEDVDDLISIGTIGLIKAINTFKADKGTRLATYAARCIENEILMHLRFIKKVKAEVSLYDPIGVDKEGNEISLIDILGTDPEVVADLVENNFEKRRLLEKVHHLNRREKKVLEMRFGLGATARKTQREIARTLGISRSYVSRIEKRALNKLTKEFTAEGCQ from the coding sequence ATGTTGCCCGGCCTGTGGACTGTCTCAGTCCTGTCGGTTGTCAACGGCGTGCTGGCGGTGGTTTCCTACATCTCCAACAATACCTTTCCCCATCCCCTCAGCGAAGAGGATGAGGCCCATTATCTCAAACTCCTGGCTGGCGGGGATGAATCGGCAAGAAATGTATTGACGGAAAGGAACCTGCGTCTGGTGGCCCACATTGTAAAAAAATTTGACTCCACCGGTGAGGACGTGGATGATTTAATTTCCATTGGAACCATCGGCTTGATTAAGGCTATAAATACCTTTAAAGCGGATAAAGGCACCCGTCTGGCTACCTATGCGGCCCGTTGTATCGAAAATGAAATTTTAATGCATTTACGGTTTATTAAAAAGGTCAAAGCAGAAGTCTCCCTGTACGACCCCATTGGTGTAGATAAGGAAGGAAATGAAATTAGTTTAATCGACATTTTAGGGACGGATCCGGAAGTCGTGGCGGATCTGGTAGAGAACAACTTTGAAAAGCGGCGTTTGTTGGAAAAGGTGCATCATTTAAACCGGCGGGAGAAGAAGGTGCTGGAAATGCGCTTTGGTTTGGGCGCTACGGCGCGGAAAACCCAGCGCGAGATTGCCCGGACTTTAGGCATCTCCCGTTCTTATGTATCCCGCATTGAAAAAAGGGCTTTAAACAAATTAACTAAAGAATTTACCGCAGAAGGCTGCCAGTAA
- a CDS encoding CBS domain-containing protein, producing MISVKHIMAGQPISVTSDDSVRRVIGLMEQFRIGGLPVLDNQQLVGIITSRDVRRSHPNRLVADSMSTKVVTIEPHFSLWQAKKLMDDHGVERLVVMEAGAMAGLVTKTDLISELGKHVDALTGLYRSGYLNHKALELLDNGQEMVVIFLDLNHFGKIDKDFGHVIGDEILRQTGQVLKDLMENNRDYLCRYGGDEFAVVTSKPWEEAKKLAQEMIDALVSQAWPQNIEVTGTVGMAGGRLGPDASDRNKICAVSTLINQASLTSTRAKKEGLPLGEAGWLEL from the coding sequence GTGATCAGTGTAAAACATATCATGGCAGGACAACCCATTTCCGTTACCTCCGATGATTCCGTGCGGCGGGTGATCGGCTTAATGGAACAGTTCAGAATCGGCGGACTGCCTGTTCTTGATAATCAACAGTTAGTTGGCATTATAACCTCCCGGGATGTCAGACGAAGCCATCCAAACCGTCTGGTGGCGGATTCCATGAGTACAAAGGTTGTTACCATAGAACCTCATTTTTCTTTGTGGCAGGCTAAAAAGCTGATGGATGACCATGGCGTGGAACGGCTGGTGGTCATGGAAGCAGGGGCCATGGCCGGACTGGTCACCAAGACAGATTTGATTTCCGAACTGGGTAAGCATGTGGATGCTCTTACGGGACTCTACCGGTCGGGCTATCTAAATCATAAAGCCCTGGAACTTTTGGACAACGGACAAGAGATGGTCGTCATTTTTTTGGATTTAAATCATTTTGGTAAAATTGATAAGGATTTTGGCCATGTCATTGGAGATGAAATATTACGTCAAACGGGTCAAGTACTAAAGGATTTAATGGAAAACAACAGGGACTATCTTTGCCGCTATGGCGGGGATGAATTTGCCGTGGTAACCTCCAAACCCTGGGAAGAAGCAAAGAAACTGGCGCAAGAAATGATTGACGCTCTGGTTTCCCAGGCCTGGCCTCAAAATATTGAAGTTACCGGCACCGTTGGCATGGCCGGTGGACGCTTAGGACCGGACGCTTCCGACAGAAATAAGATCTGTGCAGTTTCTACGTTGATTAATCAGGCCAGTTTAACTTCAACCCGCGCTAAAAAAGAGGGCCTTCCCCTTGGTGAAGCCGGGTGGCTGGAACTGTAG
- a CDS encoding shikimate kinase translates to MKNIVLIGFMGSGKSTIGNRLARRLRYQFVDTDYEIEQVTDLTVAQIFAKYGVKRFRGEEALLVSKLADRKGLVIATGGGLVIKPENVEQLKKNGILIGLEASPETICKRVRNKRTRPLLARRNLQETVERMLEERKDAYSVAEFTVNVDRLAPDQAVDIIIEYLKRRQYIL, encoded by the coding sequence ATGAAAAATATTGTTCTCATCGGTTTTATGGGATCCGGCAAAAGCACCATTGGCAACCGTTTAGCCCGTCGACTGAGATATCAATTTGTAGATACTGATTATGAAATTGAGCAGGTCACCGACCTAACGGTGGCGCAAATTTTTGCCAAGTACGGTGTCAAACGGTTCCGGGGAGAGGAAGCCTTGCTGGTAAGCAAGCTGGCCGATCGAAAGGGTCTGGTGATCGCCACCGGGGGCGGCTTGGTGATAAAACCGGAGAATGTGGAGCAACTAAAGAAAAACGGTATCTTAATCGGGTTGGAGGCTTCTCCGGAGACCATTTGCAAAAGAGTGCGCAACAAAAGGACCCGGCCCCTGCTGGCCAGAAGAAATCTTCAGGAAACCGTGGAACGGATGCTGGAAGAAAGAAAAGACGCCTACAGCGTGGCTGAGTTTACCGTGAATGTGGACCGGTTGGCACCGGATCAGGCAGTTGACATAATTATTGAATACCTGAAGAGGAGGCAATACATTTTATGA
- the aroC gene encoding chorismate synthase: MLRFLTAGESHGPVLTAIVEGMVAGLPLSREYVNRQLARRQGGYGRGGRMKIEQDQADFLSGVRGGLTTGSPITLQVVNKDWANWSEIMAPGPEARLEERVVTRPRPGHADLAGAIKYNQQDIRNILERSSARETAVRVAVGTIARALLAELGIQMTGWVRRIGSVEAVLEEEQTADQLRELAGASQLLCPDGQAEAAMIREIDRARGNGDSLGGVFEIRVDHVPAGLGSHVQWDRKLDSRLAGALMSIQAIKGVEIGLGFGAAAVPGSQVHDEIFYSPEKSYYRATNRAGGIEGGISNGEPLVVRAAMKPIPTLYKPLRSVDTGSKEPFTASVERSDACAVPAACVVGEAVVAWEIAVAILEKFGGDSLRELRERVDQWRSWIRQV, encoded by the coding sequence ATGTTGCGTTTTTTGACAGCAGGAGAATCCCACGGCCCGGTTTTGACAGCCATTGTAGAAGGTATGGTTGCCGGCTTGCCCCTGAGCCGGGAGTACGTTAACAGGCAGTTGGCCCGGCGTCAGGGAGGCTATGGCCGGGGCGGACGGATGAAAATAGAGCAGGATCAAGCGGATTTTCTCTCAGGGGTGCGGGGAGGGCTGACCACCGGCAGTCCCATTACCCTGCAGGTGGTTAATAAGGATTGGGCCAATTGGTCGGAAATTATGGCTCCCGGGCCGGAAGCCCGGCTGGAGGAAAGAGTGGTTACCCGACCCCGGCCGGGACATGCAGACCTGGCCGGGGCCATTAAATATAACCAGCAAGATATCCGCAACATTCTGGAGCGGTCCAGCGCCCGGGAGACTGCCGTGCGGGTGGCGGTAGGAACAATAGCCAGAGCCTTGCTGGCAGAACTGGGGATTCAAATGACCGGATGGGTACGCCGGATCGGATCGGTGGAAGCCGTTCTAGAAGAGGAACAAACGGCCGATCAATTAAGGGAATTAGCCGGGGCATCCCAGCTTCTCTGCCCTGACGGGCAGGCCGAAGCCGCTATGATCCGGGAAATTGACCGGGCTAGGGGGAACGGCGATTCCCTGGGCGGGGTTTTTGAAATCCGGGTTGATCATGTGCCCGCCGGTTTGGGCAGCCACGTCCAGTGGGACCGCAAGCTGGACAGCCGTCTGGCCGGTGCTTTGATGAGCATACAGGCCATTAAGGGCGTGGAAATCGGCCTGGGTTTCGGGGCGGCGGCTGTCCCGGGGTCCCAGGTTCATGATGAAATCTTTTATTCTCCGGAGAAAAGTTATTACCGGGCCACCAACCGGGCCGGGGGCATTGAGGGAGGCATCAGCAACGGTGAGCCGCTGGTGGTACGGGCGGCCATGAAACCTATTCCCACCCTGTACAAACCCCTGCGCAGCGTGGATACCGGAAGCAAAGAACCTTTTACCGCCTCGGTGGAGAGATCCGACGCCTGTGCCGTTCCCGCCGCCTGTGTAGTGGGAGAAGCGGTGGTGGCCTGGGAAATTGCCGTGGCTATATTGGAAAAATTTGGCGGAGACAGTCTGAGAGAACTTCGGGAACGGGTAGATCAGTGGCGGAGTTGGATTAGGCAGGTGTAA
- the aroB gene encoding 3-dehydroquinate synthase, with product MRTLGVVLGNRSYPIHIGSNLLKKLPELLAPLTLGQKVLLVTDTNVWPLYGQQVETVLLEAGYRVTTERVPAGETTKTLQQAERLYDAALGQMLDRTCPVVALGGGVVGDLAGFVASTYMRGVPFIQIPTTLLAQVDSSVGGKVAVNHPRGKNMIGSFYQPKGVIIDVHTLQTLNDRELRAGLAEVIKCGIIWDAAFFAWLEEHLTGLLQRNPELLARVVEICCQIKAAVVEQDETEQGRRAILNCGHTIGHAVEHQSGYGTYLHGEAVAIGMNIEARLARNLGLLTPGEAERIQGLLLRAGLPVELPADRRALEMLQSMYADKKATGDQLTFALPAGIGACKVIRGLDELEVKKVLDL from the coding sequence ATGAGAACACTGGGCGTGGTCCTGGGGAACCGGAGTTACCCGATCCATATCGGAAGCAACCTCCTGAAAAAACTACCTGAATTATTGGCTCCCCTGACCCTGGGGCAAAAAGTTTTGCTGGTAACCGATACCAATGTTTGGCCTTTATACGGGCAGCAGGTGGAAACCGTGCTGCTGGAGGCCGGCTATCGGGTTACCACCGAACGGGTTCCCGCCGGAGAAACCACCAAGACCCTACAGCAGGCGGAAAGGCTGTACGATGCGGCCCTGGGCCAGATGCTGGACCGCACCTGCCCGGTGGTGGCTCTGGGCGGCGGCGTTGTGGGGGACCTGGCCGGCTTCGTAGCCTCCACCTATATGAGGGGAGTTCCTTTTATTCAGATTCCGACTACCCTGCTGGCCCAGGTAGACAGCAGTGTGGGCGGCAAGGTGGCGGTCAATCACCCCCGGGGAAAGAATATGATCGGCTCTTTTTACCAGCCTAAAGGGGTCATCATTGATGTGCACACCCTGCAGACCTTAAATGACCGGGAACTGAGGGCGGGACTGGCAGAGGTCATTAAGTGCGGAATCATCTGGGACGCCGCTTTTTTTGCCTGGCTGGAAGAGCATCTAACCGGGCTTTTGCAGCGGAACCCGGAGCTTTTGGCCCGGGTGGTGGAAATCTGCTGCCAAATAAAGGCTGCGGTAGTAGAGCAGGATGAGACTGAGCAGGGCCGGAGAGCCATTTTAAATTGCGGACACACCATCGGTCACGCGGTGGAACACCAGAGCGGCTACGGTACCTACCTGCATGGGGAAGCGGTGGCCATCGGCATGAATATCGAGGCCCGGTTGGCCCGGAATCTGGGCCTGCTAACCCCTGGGGAGGCGGAGCGGATCCAAGGGCTGCTGCTGCGTGCGGGACTGCCGGTGGAGCTTCCTGCGGACCGCCGGGCACTGGAAATGCTGCAATCCATGTATGCCGATAAAAAGGCCACCGGGGATCAACTGACTTTTGCTTTACCCGCAGGAATCGGAGCTTGTAAAGTCATCCGGGGGCTGGATGAGCTGGAAGTTAAAAAGGTGCTGGATTTATAA